A single window of Kiritimatiellia bacterium DNA harbors:
- the dhaL gene encoding dihydroxyacetone kinase subunit DhaL, translated as MKTKLSFPEFILLLDKICIEMEAAGEKLGELDAACGDGDLGMNVMLGFKAVRENLPMQASADIGEVLVKSGLAFGKAGASTFGALLSTAFIRAGGRVKGLKEIDLSAVAGMIKAAVEGVRERGKAQAGERTMLDAMIPVQAAVEKSLLENKSLKEFLETAAVAAEQGAAATADMKAKHGRAGWLSERSKNIPDAGATAMAVLFRAAAKHAQLEQ; from the coding sequence ATGAAAACAAAATTATCCTTTCCGGAGTTCATTTTGCTCTTGGACAAAATATGCATAGAGATGGAAGCTGCCGGTGAAAAACTGGGGGAACTGGATGCGGCTTGCGGGGACGGCGATCTGGGAATGAATGTAATGCTGGGATTCAAGGCGGTCAGGGAAAATCTGCCCATGCAGGCCTCGGCGGATATTGGCGAAGTGCTCGTCAAATCCGGCCTGGCATTCGGCAAGGCGGGCGCTTCAACCTTTGGCGCGCTGTTATCCACCGCGTTTATCCGCGCCGGCGGACGGGTAAAAGGATTAAAAGAAATTGATTTGTCCGCCGTGGCCGGGATGATAAAAGCGGCGGTGGAAGGCGTCCGGGAACGGGGCAAAGCTCAGGCCGGGGAGCGGACCATGCTGGATGCCATGATTCCGGTTCAGGCGGCGGTGGAAAAATCCCTGCTGGAAAACAAGTCCCTTAAGGAATTCCTGGAAACGGCGGCAGTTGCGGCGGAGCAGGGCGCCGCCGCAACCGCCGATATGAAGGCAAAACACGGCCGGGCCGGCTGGCTGTCGGAAAGGTCAAAAAATATTCCCGATGCCGGGGCAACGGCGATGGCCGTTTTGTTCAG